From the Apis cerana isolate GH-2021 linkage group LG3, AcerK_1.0, whole genome shotgun sequence genome, one window contains:
- the LOC107995213 gene encoding protein rhomboid-like isoform X1 — MRQAIMDVEAALLENSPTLSTISSDCTDTTYSGPGSPYSPESPIIVTSSSYKKTKDDEVTPRPTPRHPLPPRKPNFRIRPPYLMICISIIEIAVHCLGDEATLRRWLVYDPRQRVQGWRFASYMLLHSNALHLALNVVIQLVLATPLEVEQGRIGVATIYLGGGVCGALGASLLQPSLFLVGASAGVYALLTSHLAHLYLCHGELRYAGWRLGAVLLLASADVASLPIPALLGCGRVGWAAHVAGALAGPLLGLAVFPNQSKKDARGRRFVRFVRLLSAISVMLLVVGAILGNIYLIALPQLRKPS; from the exons ACAGGCCATCATGGACGTTGAGGCAGCGCTGCTGGAGAACTCTCCAACACTGTCGACGATCTCGTCGGATTGCACCGACACCACATATTCGGGCCCTGGCTCGCCCTATTCCCCGGAATCGCCCATCATCGTCACCTCGTCCTCGTACAAGAAAACAAAGGATGATGAGGTCACGCCTAGACCGACACCCAGGCATCCACTACCGCCCAGGAAGCCCAACTTCCGGATACGACCGCCCTATCTCATGATTTGCATCAGCATCATAGAG ATAGCCGTACACTGCCTGGGAGACGAAGCGACGCTGCGCAGGTGGTTGGTCTACGACCCCCGTCAGAGGGTGCAAGGATGGAGGTTCGCCTCGTACATGCTGCTGCACTCGAACGCGCTCCACCTTGCGTTGAACGTGGTCATCCAGCTGGTGTTGGCCACCCCTCTCGAG GTGGAACAGGGTCGAATAGGAGTGGCAACCATCTATTTAGGAGGTGGCGTTTGCGGTGCACTTGGGGCATCCCTTCTTCAACCAAGCCTCTTCTTGGTTGGTGCCTCGGCAGGTGTATATGCCTTACTTACCAGCCATCTTGCACATCTTTATTTG TGTCATGGAGAGCTCCGTTATGCCGGCTGGCGGCTAGGCGCGGTACTACTCTTAGCCAGTGCGGACGTTGCTTCTCTGCCAATCCCAGCCCTTCTAGGTTGTGGTCGAGTCGGTTGGGCCGCGCACGTAGCTGGTGCACTGGCAGGACCTCTCTTGGGGCTGGCTGTGTTCCCAAACCAGAGCAAAAAGGACGCAAGGGGACGAAGATTCGTCAGATTCGTTCGACTCTTATCCGCCATTAGCGTGATGCTCCTCGTCGTAGGCGCCATCTTGGGCAACATCTACCTGATCGCCCTTCCACAACTGAGGAAGCCATCCTGA
- the LOC107995213 gene encoding protein rhomboid-like isoform X2 encodes MDVEAALLENSPTLSTISSDCTDTTYSGPGSPYSPESPIIVTSSSYKKTKDDEVTPRPTPRHPLPPRKPNFRIRPPYLMICISIIEIAVHCLGDEATLRRWLVYDPRQRVQGWRFASYMLLHSNALHLALNVVIQLVLATPLEVEQGRIGVATIYLGGGVCGALGASLLQPSLFLVGASAGVYALLTSHLAHLYLCHGELRYAGWRLGAVLLLASADVASLPIPALLGCGRVGWAAHVAGALAGPLLGLAVFPNQSKKDARGRRFVRFVRLLSAISVMLLVVGAILGNIYLIALPQLRKPS; translated from the exons ATGGACGTTGAGGCAGCGCTGCTGGAGAACTCTCCAACACTGTCGACGATCTCGTCGGATTGCACCGACACCACATATTCGGGCCCTGGCTCGCCCTATTCCCCGGAATCGCCCATCATCGTCACCTCGTCCTCGTACAAGAAAACAAAGGATGATGAGGTCACGCCTAGACCGACACCCAGGCATCCACTACCGCCCAGGAAGCCCAACTTCCGGATACGACCGCCCTATCTCATGATTTGCATCAGCATCATAGAG ATAGCCGTACACTGCCTGGGAGACGAAGCGACGCTGCGCAGGTGGTTGGTCTACGACCCCCGTCAGAGGGTGCAAGGATGGAGGTTCGCCTCGTACATGCTGCTGCACTCGAACGCGCTCCACCTTGCGTTGAACGTGGTCATCCAGCTGGTGTTGGCCACCCCTCTCGAG GTGGAACAGGGTCGAATAGGAGTGGCAACCATCTATTTAGGAGGTGGCGTTTGCGGTGCACTTGGGGCATCCCTTCTTCAACCAAGCCTCTTCTTGGTTGGTGCCTCGGCAGGTGTATATGCCTTACTTACCAGCCATCTTGCACATCTTTATTTG TGTCATGGAGAGCTCCGTTATGCCGGCTGGCGGCTAGGCGCGGTACTACTCTTAGCCAGTGCGGACGTTGCTTCTCTGCCAATCCCAGCCCTTCTAGGTTGTGGTCGAGTCGGTTGGGCCGCGCACGTAGCTGGTGCACTGGCAGGACCTCTCTTGGGGCTGGCTGTGTTCCCAAACCAGAGCAAAAAGGACGCAAGGGGACGAAGATTCGTCAGATTCGTTCGACTCTTATCCGCCATTAGCGTGATGCTCCTCGTCGTAGGCGCCATCTTGGGCAACATCTACCTGATCGCCCTTCCACAACTGAGGAAGCCATCCTGA